TGCACAGCTCCAGGATGCCCAGTGAGAAAACACGTGGAGAGAGCATCACATGATCCAAAAGCTGTAATAACAACATACGAAGGCAAACACAATCACGATGTTCCCACTTCAAAGTCTGGCAGCAGCAACCATCATGAAATCCAGCCTCGGTTCAGACCACCAGAGGAAACAGACACCATAAGCCTCAATCTCGGAGTTGGGATCTCGTCTAATGGTCCTAACGAGAACCAACAACTCGTCAACCAGACTCACCCAAATGGAGTCGGATTCAGGTTTGTTCATGCAGCTCCCGTTTCAACTTACTATGCTAGTATGAATCAGTATGGCCCTAGAGAAACCCAGAGCGAGACTCAAAACGGTGACATCTCGTCCCTGAACCATTCATCTTACCCGTATCCGCATAACAACATAGGGAGAATACAAACGGGTCCTTAGAAGACAAAAAGGAAACAACACTCTTCTTAGGTTTAGGAATGGAATGAAACATGGTTTCTATATGATTCCTCCATCACTGCAGAGGAGCTGATCTTGATTTATACTTATCTCCcactatataatatttgtattgTGTGTCACCTGTTTTGAATGTGCTGTAAAAACACACAAGATGTTAATGCTTTTATCAGTATAATactactataaaaaaaaactctttcttcTTCGTCTTGGTAATGCATATAAGTACATGATAAGGTTATATGATTTCTCCAGATTGAACAAGTCATGATCTTCCACATGTTCAACACCTCTTGTTTTCTGTGCAATTTGTTAAAGACCAAAACCCGTTCCTACGGACAAAAGTCATTACCTTACCCACTGCGTGGTCTTGAAGCAGACAAGTACACAAGTTTTACCCATTTAGATAGGATAGTATGATTTGTCCTTTTTGGTCAAGAATCTATCGTCATCGATCCTCGAGATGCAAACTTTGGTGAAATCCAGACCATTCAACAAGTCTCTTTAAAGCATCGGATCTGGACGGTGATGCTTCCTCAGACATCCATCCGACGTGGCATTTAACTGTATTTAAAATTTGGTTTTGCGTCCGAATCCTtttcatttctctctctctctctctctccgcataaacaaagcaaaaaaaaagctatttgGTTCTGTTCCGAAGAAAGGCAAAAGAAAAGTACAGTAAACTCAGTGCCTAGCGTTGAGACAAGTGAGGTGAGATTCCAAAGTCTTGTGCTTTTATAACCTTGTGGTTGCTGACTGTGTGTTTCGTGCTTTGTTTGAAGTCGCATGCTCCTTTGATTGTGTGAGACGAGAAGTTAGGGTTTCGTATGTGCTTCTTTTGATCTGTGAATTTCGATTTTGTGAGAATCTACTGCCTTTATGTTCCTGTTTGACGCTGTAAAGTTACCTGCAAAATGCACGAATTTGACTAATTTTGAGAGATTCAAGTGAAAAGAGATGAGATCtttgtgtgtgtttcttttTGATCTTCTTGTTCAGATCTAAAGTAGGAATAGGAGATAATTATGGAACACGCATGTGATCTAAACTAGATTTCTCTCACTGTTTCTTTTTggctttttttaattttttgtatatatgcCAAGTCAACGCGTTtcacaagtttttaaaaatgggaTTGATGTTCTGTTTTTGCTACTGTTTGGGTGTAGTTTAAGTTCAGCAGATGATGAATTTGTTTATAAGGATCATTTGGTTTCTGCTATCTCACCAAAGTTGATAATCATGAACTTGGTTTCTCTTGCAGCCTTTGATATCACCGGGGAGTGGAAAAAGATCTACTGAACTGTTTTAACAATGGGGGAAGAAGATACAAAGGCAACCGTTGAGCCAACCGCAACAAATACTAGCTCTCTTGAAAAGTCATCAGAGGAGAAGGCTGGCGGTAAGGAAACACATGAAGAGCCGAAGAAGGATGAGGAGAAGGCGGCTGAACCAGAGAAAATGGAGATAGATGCTGAGTTAAAGAAAGATAAAGAGTTAGTGGTTAAGAGCAATGAAGACGATGCTGGGACTGATAAAATTGAAGAGGACGTTACTGTCACCAAAGATGAGGGTCAAGCAGAGGCTAACGAGATGGATGAAGATGCAAATGGACAGAAAGAGCAAACTGGTGATGGTGTTTCTGGAGGTGGTACTGTGGAAGATACTGTGATGAAGAAAAATGTGGAATCTGGAGATACTAACAATGCCACAGATGATGAAAAGCAAGAGAGTAAAGAAGCAGATCAGAAGAAAGCTGGGAAAGAATCAGAGGAGGACGTAATAAATGAAGGTGATAAGGCAAACGGAACAAAAGATGAGAAGGCAGGAGATATCAACGAGAAAGACGAAAAAGTGGAGACCGTTGATGAAAATAACAAGGAGGAGAATGTGAAGGAGCAGAATAAGGAGGATGATTTGGCTGAAGAAGGGAAAGAAGAGGAACATAAGGAAGTTGAAAAGGCAAAGGTGGAAGATGAAGAAAGAAGTGAGGATGAGAATGACAATGAACAAGTGGAGAGTAAACCTGCAAaggaagatgagaaagaagagaggAATGATGATAAGGAAGATGAAAAAGCTGAGAGCGGTGATGAtaaggaagaagagaaagagaagaacaaGAGTTCTAAAAAGCGTGGGAAAGGAAAGAGTTCTGGTGAAAAGATTCGCAAGAAGACAAAGGATGAGGAAGAAAAAAAGGATTCAGAACCAAAGACTCCTTTCTCTGATCGCCCTGTGCGTGAGCGCAAATCTGTTGAGAGGCTTGTCGCAGTGATTGATACAGACTCTTCCAAAGAATTCCGTATCGAAAAGGTTTGCCAATACTTCCCTAAGCTGAGTAGAACTTCGTTGCTAGATGTGCTCATAATTATCTTTTGGATATTGCAGGGGCCAGGTGCATATCTCAAAGACATTCCCAGCGGTATGTTCATGCTATGTCAATATTCTTTTGAAATGTTTCTCGTTGAGTTTAGCAATTCCGCTGGTTCAGAAGCAAAGTTTCCTGCTaaccaaaattaaaaatcataagcAACATTTAAATACCTTTATTGGTTCCATTTTGTTCATGTAATCTGTAGTTGAAACGAAATAGATAACTTGAACGTTTCTCTGTAGTTGCTTACAAGGTAACTAGGAAGAAGTCTGATGAGACTCTGAAGTTGCTGCACACCATTCTATTTGGTGGGAGGAGAGGGAAGGTGAGTGTCATATTTTTCCGCTCCAATAGTCTTAATTCTAAACTGTCAATCGCATGCATACTCTTGAGGGTTATCAGTAGCTGTTTGAACACAGGTTCTGTAGCTCTTTTGTTAGCATCAAGTCTGCTAATCATGTTTATGTATGGCTCATTACttaatgttttaacaggctccTCAGGTCAAGACAAACATATTGAGCTTCTCAGGTTTTGTATGGCATGGAAATGAGGTGTGCAACATCACACATGaacattatttttatgtataccTTTGCCTTGTGTATAATTGTGTCTTTGGTATTTGCAGGAAAaggcaaaagaaaaaataaaagagaagttTGATAAATGTATCAAAGACAAACTGGTGGAGTTTTGCGAAATGTTTGACATACATGTTACCAAGGCTACAACAAAGGTCATTAATCTCTAAGCTCTTGTTCTTGAGATTCATTGTTTTCTTGCGTGAATAGTTAGGCTTCATGTGACCAAGTTATGATAATTCATTTCCCCATTGAATCAAATACGTCAACTTATTGTTGCATGTTTTCTCATCACAGGAAGATATCGTCACGAAACTGTTTGAGTTTTTGGAGAAACCTCATGCGAAAGGCGACGCTCCAGCTAGTGAGAAAGAGAAGGTATTTTTGtgttgaaaacattttttatttagaatttacTTGTGCCTCTTGCATTCTCATTAAAGATTCTGCTGATACAGTCAAGTAAGGGAGCCAAACGCAAGAGAACTCCCAAGAAAAGCTCGCCTGCAGCTGTGACTTCATCCTCCAAACGATCAGCAAAGGTATGAATGCGTAGCTTAGAGTCTCAGTACTGCTTATCTTTAACTGTCCATCTCTGACTATATTATTTCCACTGCCTTTGCAGAGCCAACGAAAGTCTGAAGAAGGAACAAAGGCTGCCAAAAAGAGTTTAGCTCTTTCTGAAGATGAGTctgaagaggagaaagaggaagaaaaacaagaaaaggagCAGAAGAGTGCAGAAGAGGAGGAGAATGAAAATGGTATTCCCGATAAATCTGAGGATGAAGCACCTCAGCCTTCTGAAAGCGAGGAGAAAGATGAATCTGAGGAAGAGGAAAcgccgaagaagaagaagaaacgtggTTCTAAACTATCAGCTGAGAAGAAAGAATCAGCAGGGAGAGCCAGGAACAAGAAAGCGTCTGTCGCTGCAAAAGCCAGTCCACCCGAGAAAGTTACACAGAAGCGATCATCAGCAAAACGAAAGAAGACAGATGATGACAGTGATACAAGTCCAAAGGCGTCCTCTAAGAGGAAGAAGTCTGAAAAAGCTACCAAGGCCTCCACCTCTACCCCTTCAAAGTCTGCATCAAAAGAGAAGCCAGGTTTGGATACTGTCCTCTTTTTCTTTATCTTCCACTAAGATGATTGCTTAGGTAGAATACATCATGTGTGGGAGAGTGTAGGGTACTTTGTTTGCAGAAGCTAGCCAAAGCTAATATTGCTGTCACTAATGTCTTTTAACACCATCTTAATCTGTGGGTTTGTGCCTATGCTAGAAGTTAAAGGAGCTGGAAAAGGGAAAGAAAAAACCAAAGGGCCAAGTGATAAAGTGCTGAAGAATGCAATCATTAAGATACTGAAAAGGGTCGACTTTAATACGGTGAGTTCATATCTCAGCCTTTAATATTCGAGACAGTTTTAACTACTACTTGGGATTCTTCAGAACAAACTTTTTGGTTGCATAAAAATTCCTGCATTTTCTGAAGGCTGATTAGAGTTTCTTGTAAAATATCTATACAAACTGTGAATTATCTACTTATATAGATAACCTTATAAGATCATTGTTGTTCTTCTACAGGCTACATTCACGGACATCATCAAAGAACTTGGTATGAACAGATTGGTTTCACtctatcattattttcttcagTGTTATCTTGTCAGATTCTGATTATGTATGGTAACACACATTGTTTCACCTATATTTCAGGGAAGGAGTTCAAAGATGATCTCACCCCAAGAAAGTTATCTATAAAGCTGATGATCCAAAGTGAGCTCACCAAATTAGCAGAAGAGGCTGAAGAAGAAAAGATagaagatgagaaagaagaggatgcagagaagaagaaagcaggAGGGTCTACTGGTactgagaaagagaaagaagaggatGCAGAGAAGGAGAAAGCAGAAGGGTCTGCTGGTAGTgtgaaggagaaagaagaggaaacagTGAAGGAGAAAGCAGGAGGGTCTGCTGGTAGTgtgaaggagaaagaagaggaaacagTGAAGGAGAAAGCAGGAGGGTCTGCTGGTAGTGTGAAGGAGAAAGATGAGGAAACAGTGAAGGAGAAAGCAGGAGGGTCTGCTGGTAGTGTGAAGGAGAAAGATGAGGAAACAGTGAAGGAGAAAGCAGGAGGGTCTGCTGGTAGtgagaaggagaaagaagaggaagCAGTGAAGGAGAAAGCAGGAGTGTCTGCTGATGGTGAGGAGGTGAAATCCTAAACTCCTTTCTGATCACATGGCACATACTGAGACTCTCTCCCCCTTAGCCTAAATGTTGTTGTATGATGCTTAGTAGACAGTCATCTGGCAAATGTATAAGATAAACCGTGGATGTAATcctttcttgttttgtttagtCTGGACCAACTTTACTTTTGGTAAGAGACAAGAGGAAGAAGCATAGCCAAAAGAAAGATAGGTTGCTTCTATGTCTATACAATTTAACATAAAGCCTCCTTAGATGTCGTTTGATTTGTAAGGCTCTCCCTTTTCAGACATTGTCCAGTTTTCTC
The sequence above is drawn from the Brassica napus cultivar Da-Ae chromosome A8, Da-Ae, whole genome shotgun sequence genome and encodes:
- the LOC106361348 gene encoding DEK domain-containing chromatin-associated protein 3 isoform X2; this encodes MGEEDTKATVEPTATNTSSLEKSSEEKAGGKETHEEPKKDEEKAAEPEKMEIDAELKKDKELVVKSNEDDAGTDKIEEDVTVTKDEGQAEANEMDEDANGQKEQTGDGVSGGGTVEDTVMKKNVESGDTNNATDDEKQESKEADQKKAGKESEEDVINEGDKANGTKDEKAGDINEKDEKVETVDENNKEENVKEQNKEDDLAEEGKEEEHKEVEKAKVEDEERSEDENDNEQVESKPAKEDEKEERNDDKEDEKAESGDDKEEEKEKNKSSKKRGKGKSSGEKIRKKTKDEEEKKDSEPKTPFSDRPVRERKSVERLVAVIDTDSSKEFRIEKGPGAYLKDIPSVAYKVTRKKSDETLKLLHTILFGGRRGKAPQVKTNILSFSGFVWHGNEEKAKEKIKEKFDKCIKDKLVEFCEMFDIHVTKATTKEDIVTKLFEFLEKPHAKGDAPASEKEKSSKGAKRKRTPKKSSPAAVTSSSKRSAKSQRKSEEGTKAAKKSLALSEDESEEEKEEEKQEKEQKSAEEEENENGIPDKSEDEAPQPSESEEKDESEEEETPKKKKKRGSKLSAEKKESAGRARNKKASVAAKASPPEKVTQKRSSAKRKKTDDDSDTSPKASSKRKKSEKATKASTSTPSKSASKEKPVKGAGKGKEKTKGPSDKVLKNAIIKILKRVDFNTATFTDIIKELGKEFKDDLTPRKLSIKLMIQSELTKLAEEAEEEKIEDEKEEDAEKKKAGGSTGTEKEKEEDAEKEKAEGSAGSVKEKEEETVKEKAGGSAGSVKEKEEETVKEKAGGSAGSVKEKDEETVKEKAGGSAGSVKEKDEETVKEKAGGSAGSEKEKEEEAVKEKAGVSADGEEVKS
- the LOC106361348 gene encoding DEK domain-containing chromatin-associated protein 3 isoform X1 encodes the protein MGEEDTKATVEPTATNTSSLEKSSEEKAGGKETHEEPKKDEEKAAEPEKMEIDAELKKDKELVVKSNEDDAGTDKIEEDVTVTKDEGQAEANEMDEDANGQKEQTGDGVSGGGTVEDTVMKKNVESGDTNNATDDEKQESKEADQKKAGKESEEDVINEGDKANGTKDEKAGDINEKDEKVETVDENNKEENVKEQNKEDDLAEEGKEEEHKEVEKAKVEDEERSEDENDNEQVESKPAKEDEKEERNDDKEDEKAESGDDKEEEKEKNKSSKKRGKGKSSGEKIRKKTKDEEEKKDSEPKTPFSDRPVRERKSVERLVAVIDTDSSKEFRIEKGPGAYLKDIPSVAYKVTRKKSDETLKLLHTILFGGRRGKAPQVKTNILSFSGFVWHGNEEKAKEKIKEKFDKCIKDKLVEFCEMFDIHVTKATTKEDIVTKLFEFLEKPHAKGDAPASEKEKSSKGAKRKRTPKKSSPAAVTSSSKRSAKSQRKSEEGTKAAKKSLALSEDESEEEKEEEKQEKEQKSAEEEENENGIPDKSEDEAPQPSESEEKDESEEEETPKKKKKRGSKLSAEKKESAGRARNKKASVAAKASPPEKVTQKRSSAKRKKTDDDSDTSPKASSKRKKSEKATKASTSTPSKSASKEKPEVKGAGKGKEKTKGPSDKVLKNAIIKILKRVDFNTATFTDIIKELGKEFKDDLTPRKLSIKLMIQSELTKLAEEAEEEKIEDEKEEDAEKKKAGGSTGTEKEKEEDAEKEKAEGSAGSVKEKEEETVKEKAGGSAGSVKEKEEETVKEKAGGSAGSVKEKDEETVKEKAGGSAGSVKEKDEETVKEKAGGSAGSEKEKEEEAVKEKAGVSADGEEVKS
- the LOC106361348 gene encoding DEK domain-containing chromatin-associated protein 3 isoform X3, producing the protein MGEEDTKATVEPTATNTSSLEKSSEEKAGGKETHEEPKKDEEKAAEPEKMEIDAELKKDKELVVKSNEDDAGTDKIEEDVTVTKDEGQAEANEMDEDANGQKEQTGDGVSGGGTVEDTVMKKNVESGDTNNATDDEKQESKEADQKKAGKESEEDVINEGDKANGTKDEKAGDINEKDEKVETVDENNKEENVKEQNKEDDLAEEGKEEEHKEVEKAKVEDEERSEDENDNEQVESKPAKEDEKEERNDDKEDEKAESGDDKEEEKEKNKSSKKRGKGKSSGEKIRKKTKDEEEKKDSEPKTPFSDRPVRERKSVERLVAVIDTDSSKEFRIEKGPGAYLKDIPSVAYKVTRKKSDETLKLLHTILFGGRRGKAPQVKTNILSFSGFVWHGNEEKAKEKIKEKFDKCIKDKLVEFCEMFDIHVTKATTKEDIVTKLFEFLEKPHAKGDAPASEKEKSSKGAKRKRTPKKSSPAAVTSSSKRSAKSQRKSEEGTKAAKKSLALSEDESEEEKEEEKQEKEQKSAEEEENENGIPDKSEDEAPQPSESEEKDESEEEETPKKKKKRGSKLSAEKKESAGRARNKKASVAAKASPPEKVTQKRSSAKRKKTDDDSDTSPKASSKRKKSEKATKASTSTPSKSASKEKPGAGKGKEKTKGPSDKVLKNAIIKILKRVDFNTATFTDIIKELGKEFKDDLTPRKLSIKLMIQSELTKLAEEAEEEKIEDEKEEDAEKKKAGGSTGTEKEKEEDAEKEKAEGSAGSVKEKEEETVKEKAGGSAGSVKEKEEETVKEKAGGSAGSVKEKDEETVKEKAGGSAGSVKEKDEETVKEKAGGSAGSEKEKEEEAVKEKAGVSADGEEVKS